A region of the Paracoccaceae bacterium genome:
GGTCGGTCCAGTGGGTCACGGCGGTCACCGTCTGGGCGTCGGGCAGATGGGGCTTGGCCACACGGTCGGTGGCGGCGGCAGAAGGGGGGGCGGCGTCGTGCATCACGGGCGCTTCGGTCATTGCATGCGTCTTTCGGAATAGGTCATTCGGCAGGGCGGCGAAACCCCGAAGTCACGCCCGCAGGCGCGACTGATGGTCATGCGCCTGCCAGTCGGCCCGGAAGCGCCACTGCGCCTCGGGCTGGCGCGCGGCCAGGTCGTCGGAGATTTCGACCTCGTCGAACCCGACGCGCCGCGCCATCGCGTACTGATCGGCGATCACATGGCCCGCCGCCCGCAGCCGGCCCCGGTATCCCATCATCCGCAGGCGCCGGGCGAGGGTAAAGCCCCGCCCGTCGCTGAAGGCCGGAAAGGCGATGCGGATCAGCGACAACCGCGGCAGCGCGGCGGCGGCCAGCGACGGGTCATCGGTGTTCGACAGGTCGAGCGCGCGCGTCCCCGCGTCCAGATCGCCCAGCGTGGCAAAGCCGCCGGTCCAGTCGTCGGGGGAAAAGCCTGCATCGGTCACGATCACGGTCATGCCGCGTTCTCCTGTCTGACACGGACGGCGCGGCCGTCGATGAAATGGATGCCGCACTCGGTCTTTGCGGTGCCGCGCCAGCGGCCGGCGCGCGGGTCTTCCCCGGCCGCCACCGGGCTGGTGCAGGGGGCGCAACCGATCGAAGGGTAGCCCTGTGCCACCAGCGGGTGACGCGGCAGGCGGTTCTCGACCATGTAGTCCTCGATATCCGCCCGGTCCCAGTGGGCCAGCGGGTTGACCTTGATGCGCGTGTCGCCCTCGGCCTCGAAGAACTGGACCGTTTCCCGGCCGGCGCCCTGGAACCGCTTGCGCCCGGTGATCCAGCCGTCGAAATCGCGCAGGGCGCGTTCCAGCGGTTCGACCTTGCGCACGGCGCAGCAGGCATCGGTGTTGAACTGGTGCAGGGTTCCGTCGGGGTCCTCGAAGGCGACGCGCGGTTGCGCGGCGCGGATCGTGCGGATGTCGCAGAGGTGCAGCTTTTCGGCCACCTCGCGCTGATAGTCCAGGGTCTCGGCAAACAGCATCCGCGTGTCGATGAACAGCACCGGGGTTTCCGGCGCGATCACGCTGACCAGATGCAGCAGCACCACCGACTCGGCGCCGAAGGACGACACGAGCGCCACGCGCCCGAGATCGGCATCCTTCAGCGCATGTTCCAGCACCGCCGTCGCCGCATGGTGGCGATAGCGCGTGTTCAGCGCCGCGACACGGTCGGCGACGCTGCGCCCTGCGTGGTCACGCGGCATCGCGCGCGCCGCCCTGGGTATCGGCATCGCCATAAAGCGCGGCCTTGAACGGCGCCATGCCAAGACGACGATAGGCCATCAGGAAGGATTCCTCGGGCGTGTCGCGCAGCGCGAGATAGGCCATGACCAGTCGCTCGACCGCCGGGACGATCTCGTCATAGGCAAAGCCCGGGCCGGCGCGTTCGCCGATCACTGCCGTTTCGGTGCCATCGCCGCCAAGGGTGATCTGGTAGTTCTCGACCCCCGCCCGGTCGAGCCCGAGGATGCCGATATGGCCCACATGATGATGCCCGCAGGCGTTGATGCAGCCCGAGATCTTGATCTTCAGCGGCCCGATCTCGTGTTCGAGATCAAGGTCGCGGAACCGCGTGGCGATTTCCTGCGCGACCGGGATCGAGCGCGCGGTGGCAAGGGCGCAGTAGTCCATTCCCGGGCAGGCGATGATGTCGGAGATCAGGCCCACATTCGCTGTGGCCAGCCCCGCCAGGGTCAGCGCGGCATGCAGCGCGGGCAGGTCGCCCCGGTGGACATGCGGCAGGATGACGTTCTGTTCGTGGCTGATGCGGATTTCCGAATGGCCGTAGGTTTCGGCCAGATCGGCGATCAGGCGCATCTGGTCGGATGTCGCATCGCCCGGCGTCGCGCCATGCGCCTTGAGGCTGACCGTGACGATGGCGTATTGCGGGTTCCGGTGCGGGGCGAGGTTGGTGTCGGTCCAGGACCGGAAGGCGGGATCGGCGCTGCGGAACGCATCGAAGGCATCGGTCGGCGCGTTGCGGAAGGCGGGGGGCTGAAAGGCCGCCTCGATCTCGCGCAGCATCGCCTGGTCGGCGCCGCCGAACAGCGGGCGCAGTTCCGCAAACCGCGCCTCGATCATCCGGGTGATTTCTTCCTTGCCGGTCTCGTGGACGGTGATCTTGATCCGCGCCTTGTACTTGTTGTCGCGGCGGCCAAGCGTGTTGTAGACGCTCAGCACCGCCTCGACATAGGGTAGCAGATCGGCCCGGGGCAGGAATTCGCGCACCGTGTGGCCGATCATCGGGGTGCGGCCCAGGCCGCCGCCCACGATCACCTCGAAGCCCGGCTGACCGGCGGCGTTGCGCACCATGCGCAGGCCGATGTCATGCGCCCGCGTCACCGCGCGGTCATTCGGCGACCCCGTGATGGCGATCTTGAACTTGCGGGGCAGGAACTGGAATTCGGGATGGTCGGTGGACCATTGGCGCAGCAGTTCGGCGACCGGGCGGGGATCGGCAATCTCGTCGGCGGCGGCGCCCGCGAAATGGTCGGCCGTGACGTTGCGCACGCAGTTGCCGCTGGTCTGGATCGCATGCATGCCCACATCGGCAAGCGCCGACAGGATGTCGGGCACATCGCGCAGTTTCGGCCAGTTGAACTGGATGTTCTGCCGGGTCGTGAAATGGCCATAGCCCTTGTCCCAGCGGTCGGCGATCATCGCAAGCTGCCGCATCTGGCGCGGGTTGACCGTGCCATAGGGGATGGCGACCCGCAGCATGTAGGCATGCAGTTGCAGGTAGAGCCCGTTCATCAGGCGCAGCGGGCGGAACTCGTCCTCGCTGAGCGATCCGTCGAGGCGCCGCTCCACCTGGCCGCGGAACTGCGCGACGCGGGCGCGCACGAAGGCTTCGTCGAATTCGGAATAGTCATACATGGCTGTCGGCCTGTTTCCCGTGGGGATAGTTGGACGGGCCGCGGGTGCGGAATTCCTCGCGGAAGTGGACGGGTTCGGGGCCGCGCGCGCCCATGCGCGCGTCGGCCAGGTACGCGCCGACCACGGACAGTTTCTGCGCCGCCGCATGCAGCAGCCGCATCTGCGCATGCGCCTCGTCGTCGATCAGTTCGGCCTCGTGGTGATGGCGGGACCAGCGGTCGTCGGCGGTCAGATAGATCACGTCGCCCGCAACGAGGTCATTGGCGGTGACGACCTTCGGGGTGAACCGGCCTTTCATGCGCGGGCCTCCTGCAAGTCGGGGATGACGGCGACGGCCGCCCGGGGGGCAAGGCCGAACAGGATGACGGCGGGCCCCTCGGCCCGCACCGCCGCCTGCGCCAGGGTGGCCAGCGTGGCGCCGATGACGGTCTCGTCCGGTCGGCTGACGTTGGCCACGACGGTCACCGGGGTTGCCGGATCGGCACCGTGCATCATCAGGCGGCCCTGGATGAAGCGCGCCGATTTCTTGCCCATGTAGATCGCCGCCACCTCGCCCGCGCGGGCCATGCCGCGCCAGTCCTGTTCGGCGAAACCGGCCATGTCATGCCCGGTGACGATCCGCAGGCTGGCGTTGCGGCCGCGGCGGGTCAGCGACTGGCCGATCCGTGCGGCGGCCACGGTTGCCGAGGTCAGCCCGGGCAGGATGCGGAAGGGCAGGCCCGCCGCCTCCAGCGCCTCGATTTCCTCGTCGAGGCGGCCGAAGATGCCGCAGTCGCCCCCCTTCAGCCGCACCACCCGCGCCCCCGTCTGGGCATGGGCCACGAGGGCGGCATTGATGTCGGACTGGGCGGCCGAGGGGCCGAACCCCTCCTTGCCCACATCCACCCGGCGCGCATCGGCGGGGATCAGGGCCAGCACCTCGGGGCCGACCAGGCGGTCGTGGATCACCACCTCGGCCATCTCGATGGCGCGCAGCGCGCCAAGCGTCAGATATTCCGCCGCGCCGGGGCCGGCGCCGACGAATGCGACAGGCTGGAGGGGGGCGGGCGGAAGCATGGCGGCACCTCGTTGGTTGGCAGGAATATAGGACATTGTTCCTGTCACGCGCCATGGGGGCTTGCCGATAAGGATTTCTGTTCTAGTCTGGTCCAAATGCGGGGCCGGTTTCCCGCGCAATCGCGGGGGGCAGGAATGGCGGTCCGGCTGGACGAGATCGACCGGAAAATTCTTGGCGAACTGCAGGCGGACGCCAGCCAGTCGCTGGACGAGATCGCGCGCAAGGTGGGGTCGTCCAAGACGCCGGTCTGGAATCGCATCCGCCGGATGCGCGAGGCGGGGGTGATCACCCGGCAGACCGCGATCCTCGACCCCGAGGCGCTCGGGCTCGAGGCCTGCTTCTTCGTGCTGATCCGCACGTCCGAGCATGAGGCGGAATGGCAGCGCCGCTTCCTCGATGTGCTGCAGCGGCGTCCCGAGGTGCTGGAGGCGCACCGCCTGGCGGGCGACATCGATTATATCCTGAAGGTGCGGGTGAAGAACGCCCGCGCCTATGACACCTTCTACCAGGCGCTGATTTCGGAAGTGCGCATCTACAACGTCACAGCGCTTCTGAGCATGGAGGAGATCAAGGCGACGACCGCGCTGCCGCTGTAGCGGGTCGGTCAGGCGGACAGGTTCAGCGCCTTCAGCCCGTGGAAATGGTAGAGGTCGGCATAGGCCGGCGGCGCGGCCAGCCGCAGCCCCGGCAGCCGGTCGAACAGGATCGGCAGCGCGATCTGCAGCTCAAGGCGTGCCAGCGGGGCGCCCACGCAGAAATGCAGCCCCGCGCCGAAGGCCAGGTTGGGCTTTTCCGGCCGGTCAGGATCGAACCGGTGGGGATTGGCCCAGACCGAAGGGTCACGGTTCGCGCCGGCCAGCAGCAACGCAACCTCGGTGCCCTCTGGGACCAGGTGGCCCATCACCTCGACATCCGCGTAGGCCCAGCGGGTGAACAGGTGCAGCGGTGGGTCGAAGCGCAGGATCTCCTCGACCGTGGCCGCGATGCGGTCGGGCGCGAGCGCGGCGGACGGCGTGCCGGTTTCCAGCATCGTCTTGACGCCGTTGCCGATGGTGTGGACCGTCGCCTCGTGCCCGGCGTTCAGAAGCAGGATGCAGGTCGAGATCAGCTCGTCCGGCGTCAGGCGGTCGCCATCGGCTTCCGCAGCGATCAGATGGGTGATCAGGTCGTCGGCCGGTCGGGCGCGGCGTTCGTTCACATAGTCCCGCAGGAAGGCCGCGAAACCGGCGGCTGCGGCGGCGGCGCGATCCTCGGCCGCGCGCGTGCGCCCGGCCTGGTACATGCCGACCATCGCGTTCGACCAGGCCAGAAGCTGCGGCGCCATCGTTTCCGGCACCCCCAGCAGCCGGGCGATCACGATCACCGGCAGGCGCTGCGCGAAGGCGGGCAGCAGGTCGAACCCGTCGCGGGGCAGGGCGTCGATCAGCGCGTGGGACAGCGCGGCGATCTCGGGGGCCAGGGCGGCGATGCGGCGCGAGGTGAAGGCGCGCAGGACAAGGCCGCGCAACCGGGTGTGGCGCGGCGGCTCGAGTTCCAGCATCGAATGGTCCTCGACCGCATAGAACGGTTCGAGATGGGCGGGAACCGGCTTGCGCAGCGCCGCAGGGATTTCGCGCCCGAACCGGCGGTCGCGCAGGATGGCCCCGACGGCCGCCGCCGAGGCCGTCGCGGTCAGCCGGTAGTCGCGCCAGTGGAAGAACGGCCCGGCCCGGCGGGCCCGGTCGTAGAAGGCATAGGGATTCTGCACGAAGGCCGCGTCGGTCGGGGACTGCGCGAGCGTCCGCATCACGCGCGTCCCGGCAGGCGGATCACCCCCTGTGCCACCAGCACCCCGAGCGCCACGATCGCGGCACCGCCGGCCTGCGTCCAGTTCCACCCCTGACCGAAGGCCAGAAGGATCAGCATCACATAGAAGGGGACGGCATTGGAATGAAGCGAGGACACGCCGATTCCCAGGCGGCCCACAGCCACGATCCAGAGAATCTGGCTGACGGCGAGCGAACCGATGCCATAGACCGACAGCGCACCCCATTCCGTCGGCCCCAGCCGTGCCCAGTCTGGCCCGGGGCCGCCAAGCGCCATATGCGTTCCCGCGATCAGCGTCGCCGCGATGGCCGCCCCCGAGACGGTCAGCGCCGTGCGGCCCAGCGGTGTGAGGCGCGGGAAGGCGGTGACGGTGGCGCGCGATCCCCAGGTGAAGGCCAGCACCGACCCGAAGGCCGCGACCGCGCCCCAGCCCAGCGTCAGGCCGGCGGCGCCCCCGCCATAGGCCAGGATGCCGCCCGCCAGGCCAAGCAGCAGCCCGAGGATCAGCGCCCCGGTCAGCCGCCGCCCGTCCAGCAGGCATTCAAGCGCGATGCCCACCACCGGCATGGTCGCCGTGATCACCGCCACGGTGACCGGATCGGTACGCCCCTGCGCGATCACCAGCAGCAGCGCGCCAAGGCCCAGGCAGATGCCCCCCACCACGATCCCGCGGCCCCATGGCGCCTCGCGAACGGCCGCGGCGCCATCGACCAGCCACCAGATCGGCAGCAGGACAAGCGCTGCCAGCCCCGTCCGCAGTGCCGTCATCGGCAGGGGCGGGATATGCGGGATGACCAGTTCCGCGGCCGGCAGGCCGGCCGACCAGACCAGCATCGAGGCCATGCAGATCAGGTTCGCCGACAGGCGGCCACCCGGGGCGAGGGTTGGGGAGAGGACTGTCATGCTGGGGTCATCGCAGATCGGGGCGCATCCTGCGGCCCCGTCTGCGACGCCTCATGCCGCTTCCAGAGCGGCGACGATCGGTCCGAAGTCGGCGGCCTTCAGGCTGGCCCCGCCGACAAGCGCCCCGTCGACATCGGGAATCGCGAAGATCTCGGCGGCGTTCGACGGCTTCACCGACCCGCCGTAGAGGATGCGCACAGCCTTGCCCGCAGCGCCGAACCTGTCGGCCAGATGCCTGCGGATGGCGGCATGCACCTCGGCGATCTGGGCGGTCGTGGGGGTCAGGCCGGTGCCGATGGCCCAGACCGGTTCATAGGCGATGACGATGCGCTGCACCGCCTCACCGCTCGCGGGCAGCGATCCGGCAAGCTGGCCCGCCACCACCGCCAGCGTGCGCCCGGCCTCGCGTTCGGCCAGCGTCTCGCCAAGGCAGATGATCGCCACCAGACCCGCAGCCAGGGCGGCGGTGGCCTTGGCCTGCACCGTCGCGTCGGATTCCGCGTGGTCGGTGCGCCGTTCGGAATGGCCGACGATGACATGGGTCGCCCCGGCATCGCCCAGCATCGCGGCCGAGACGTCGCCGGTATGCGCGCCGCCGGGCCGGGCATGGCAATCCTGCCCGCCCAGCATCAGCGCCGATCCCCGGACGGCATCGGCCATGCGCGACAGCAGCGTGGCGGGCGGGCAGATCAGCATCTCGCAGCCGGGGGCGGGATGGGCCGCGATCAGGGCGCGCACCTCGTCAAGGTCGGCGCCCGTGCCGTTCATCTTCCAGTTGCCCGCCGCAAGCTTGCGCATCCCGTGTCCTCCCATGGCTCGGAACCGGGATAGGCCAAGCACGGTCGCCGGTGAAGGGGTATTGCGGCCGCAGGGCCAGCGATCCGCGCGTCCCCGCCGCGGCGGGGTGCGGCATCAGCCGGCGGCCGCGTCCTTGAACTTGATCGATTCGCCGCAACCGCAGGCCTCGACCACATTGGGGTTTCGGAACTTGAACCCGGAATGCAGCAGCGTGGATTCATAGTCGATTTCGGTTCCGATCAGGAACATCTGCGCCATCGGCGCGATCAGCACCCGCGCGCCGTCCTGTTCGACCACCTCGTCCAGCGGGTTCACCTCGGACACATAGTCCATGGTGTACTCCATTCCGGCGCAACCGCCCTTCTTCACGCCGATCCGCAGACCCTGCTTGCCGTCGCGGGCCATCAGCCGCGCGATCTGGCGCGCGGCGGCGGGGCTCATCGTCAGGGCGGCCTTGCCGGGGATGCCGAACATCGTCTTTCTCCTGCGCGGGGGCGGGCGCTACATGAACCCCAGTTCCAGCTTCGCCTCGTCCGACATCATGTCCATGCCCCAGGGCGGATCGAAGGTCATCTGCACGTTCACCTGCTTGACACCGGCCAGCGGTTCGATGGCATCGGCCACCCAGCCGGGCATCTCGCCCGCCACCGGGCAGCCCGGGGCGGTCAGCGTCATCATCACCTCGACCTCGTTCTCGGGCCCGATCTCGATCGTGTAGACCAGACCCAGATCGTAGATATTCACCGGGATTTCAGGGTCATAGACCGTGCGACACGCCTCGACCACCGCCGGATAGAGCGGATGGTCGGTGCTGGACGGCCGGATCAGCGGCGTGCCTTCGAGGCGTTCCTGAGGCTGGTTCATGACGCTCCCGCCGGATGTTTCCTAGCGTTTATATAGGAATTGTCCGGCCGGGGTAAAGCACCCGCTGCGAACGGACCGCGCGGGGGGGGCGATCAGAACGGGATTTCGTCGTCGATATCGCCCCGGCCCGCAGGTGCCCCGCCATAGCCGCCCCGCGCCGGGGCATCGCCATAGCCACCGCGCCCGCCCCCGCCGGACGGCCCCGACATGCGCGCGCCCTCATCCGAGCCGCCGCGATCCTCGGCATAGGACCCGCCGCCACCGTCGCGGCCGTCGAGCAGCGTCAGTTCCCCGCGGAACTGCCGCAGCACGACCTCGGTCGTGTACCGGTCCTGGCCCGACTGGTCCTGCCATTTCCGCGTCTCGAGCTGGCCCTCGATATAGACCTTGGAACCCTTCTTCAGATACTGCTCGGCGATCCGGGCGAGGCCCTCGTTGAAGATCGCCACCGAATGCCATTCGGTGCGTTCCTTCCGCTCGCCGCTGGCCTTGTCGCGCCAGGTTTCCGAGGTGGCGATGCGCAGGTTCACCACCTTGCCGCCGTTCTGGAAGCTGCGCACCTCGGGGTCGCGGCCGAGGTTGCCCACCAGAATGACCTTGTTCACCGATCCTGCCATGCTGCCACTCCCTGTCGCCGGTTCTGCCGGCAGCCTCGCCGGTCCTGGTTAACAAAGCCTATAGACCCGCCGCGCATGGCCCGCAACCGCGGCCCCGGGCGGCGGGTTGCCGACGCCGTCCCGCCGATGCCGCCGGGGCTGGTCAATCGTTGCAAATCCATTATTCTCTCGCAGGGTTCGGGCAGGGCAGGTCAGGCAGTGCGGCACTACATCGGGGCGGTTGCGGTTGCGGCGGCGATCTGGGGCAATGCCGCCTGGGCCGAGGGGCTGTTCCTGTCCACCTCGTCCGCCGCCAAGTCGCGCAGCGCGATGTTCAACCAGCAGACGCGCCTTCTGGATACCAAACTTTCCAGGCAGTATTCCGGTTCCGTCCGGCTGAAACCGAAGTCTGACCTGGCCAAGGCGGATGAAGGCGCGATTCCCCGGTTCCGCGGCAGCTACAAGGGCGAGTATCTGGAGGTGGCAAAGGCCGCCGCCCGCCGCCATGGCGTGCCGGAGGATCTGTTCCTGCGCCTTGTGCAGCAGGAATCGGGCTGGAACCCCGGCGCGGTGTCCCACAAGGGCGCGACCGGGCTTGCACAGCTCATGCCGGGCACCGCGCGGCTTGTCGGCGTGGACATCAACAACCCCAGCCAGAACCTTGACGGCGGGGCAAAGTACCTGCGGATGATGAAGGACAAGTTCGGGTCATGGCGCCTGGCGCTTGCCGCCTACAACGCGGGACCGGCGGCGGTCGAGAAACATGACGGCATCCCGCCCTATGCCGAGACCAAGGGCTACGTGAAGGCGATCCTCGGGGGTTGAGCCTGCGCGCCGCGCGCAGGCCCCGAAGGTCTGCCGCCTCAGGCCAGCCGGCCCTCCGCGGTGATGCGCGTCGCGCCGCCGAGCCAGGGATGCAGGGCCGGCGGCAGGTCCACCGATCCGTCTGCCTGCTGGCCGTTCTCCAGCACCGCGATCAGGCAGCGCCCCACCGCCAGCCCCGACCCGTTCAGCGTATGCACGAATTCGGGCCGCCCGCCACCCGCCGGGCGATAGCGCGCGTTCATCCGCCGCGCCTGGAAATCGCCGCAGACCGACACGCTGGAGATTTCGCGATAGCGGCCCTGACCCGGCAGCCAGACCTCGATGTCATGCGTCTTGCGCGCACCGAACCCCATGTCGCCGGTGCACAGCACCACCGTGCGATAGGGCAGGCCCAGCTTCTGCAGGATCGCCTCGGCGCAGCCCGTCATGCGCTCGTGTTCCGCAAGGCTCGCCTCGGGCGTGGTGACCGATACCATCTCGACCTTCTCGAACTGGTGCTGGCGCAGCATCCCCGTGGTGTCCTTGCCCGCGCTGCCCGCCTCGGAGCGGAAGCACTGGGTGTGCGCGGTCCACCGCAGGGGAAGCGCGGACTCGTCATGGATCTCGCCCGCCGACATGTTCGTCAGCGTCACCTCGGACGTCGGCACCAGCCACCAGCCGTTCGTGGTCTGGTAGCTGTCCTCGGCGAATTTCGGCAACTGGTTGGTGCCGAACATCGCCTCGTCCCGCACCAGCACAGGTGTCCAGACCTCGGTCAGCCCGTGTTCGGCCACATGCGTATCCAGCATGAACTGCGCAAGCGCCCGGTGCAGCCGGATCACCGCGCCCTTCAGCACGACGAACCGCGCGCCCGACAGCTTTGCCGCCGTCTCGAAATCCATGCCGGGGCGCACGCCGGCGATCTCGAAATGTTCGAGCGGCGTGAAGTCGAACGCCCGCGGTGTGCCCCAGCGGCGGATCTCGACATTGTCCGCCTCGTCGCGGCCCTCGGGCACCTCGTCGAGCGGCAGGTTCGGGATGGTCGCCAGCAGTGCCGACAGACGGGCATCCTCGGCCGCCGCATCGTCGGTCAGTTGCGCCACCTCGGCCTTCTTCTCGGCCACGAGGGCGCGCAGGCGCTCGAACCCTGCGGTGTCGCCGCGCGCCTTCGCCGCGCCCACGTCCTTCGACGCGGCGTTCTGGGCGGCCTGCGCGGTCTCGGCCGCCAGGATCGCCGCCCGGCGTGCCGCGTCGATCGCCAGAACCGCGGACGACTGGCCCGGAAGCCCCCGGCGGGCCAGGGCGGCGTCGAAGGCGGCGGGGTTCTCGCGGATGGCGCGGATGTCGTGCATGGCTGGTGGCTCCGGTGCTTGTGGCGCGCAGGCGCCGGATGGGGCTTATGCCCCAGAGCATCTGCCGCGTGAAGGCGGGAAATGCCCCGCGCGGGCCGTCAGTTGCCCGTCGGCGACCAGTGCCAGGGCTCGCTCAGCGTCTTGGCGCCGTTCTTGCAGCCATAGGTGGCGCCAAGCGCCTGGAGGTCGGTGTTGGTCTCGTCGGTCGGGGTCGTGTCAATCTCGACGTCGTTGCCCTCGCCATCCTTGATCTTCAGGGTTCCGGTCCAGCTGATGTTCATGTCGATCGCATTGCCGGTCAGGTGGTTCGACTTGCCCGGCTTGGCGACCTGCCCGGTCATCCCGAACGCATCATACATCTCCTTCGCGCCCTTCTTCGACGCCTCCTCGTCACCGTGGTCCCAGGTGATGTCCACCCCGTCGATCTTGGGAACGTCGGCCGCCTTCATGCCCTTCACGCCGACCTGCCAGCAGTAGTACATGATCTCGGCCCGGGCCGCCGACCGCAGCGTGGCGGTGATCGAGACGGTGGCGCCGGCCGTTTCAAGCGCCTTGATGAACTTCACCACCTTGGGCTTGAAGGTCGATGACAGGTCATCGACGCTCTTGCTGTTGGGGTATTTCGACTGATTCGCGTTGAACCAGGCGCGCCCGCTCAGCGACTTGTCGTTGCCGCCCTCGGCCTTCTTTTCCTCGGGCTGTCCCTCGTCAAGGCCGGGCACCGAGCCCGGCGCCTCGCCCGTGCCGCCCGGCCCGGCATCGGGAACGGGCACGGAACCGGGTGCCTCGCCGGTGCCGCCCGGCCCCGTCTCGGCGGGGGGGGTGTCGCTTTCGGGCGCATCGCCCGTGCCACCGGCCGCCTTGCCGCCGGCGCCGGGCATGGCACCCGCCACCGCCTTGCCGCCCGCGCCGAGCAGACCGTCAACCGCCTCGCCGATCGCCCCGGCGGCACCTTCCGCGGCGCCCGCGATGCCGCCGATGATCTTGCCGGCCGCGCCCGCGATGCCGCCGAACATGCCACCCGCGGCCTCGAACGGGCTTGCCCCGGTGCCCGCACCGCCGTCGGGTGCCTTGCCCTCGCCGCCCGCGCTTTCCTTGTAGCCGGCATCCTTGCCATCGGGCCCGAGCATCTTGCCGACCGCCTCGCCGATCGCCCCCGCGGCACCTTCCGCGGCGCCCGAGATCCCGCCGATGATCTTGCCGGCCGCGCCCGCGATGCCGCCCAGTGCGCCGCCCACGCCTTCAAACAGGTTGCCGCCCTGCGCGGCGGCCTCGCCCCCGGTGCCGCCCGGTGCCCCCTTGCCGTAATCGCCCGATGCCGCGCCCTTGGCGGCCGCGGCGCTTGCCGATGATCCGCCGCCGTCCGACCCCTTGGCACTGCCCGTGCCGAAGGCTGCCGCCTTGCTGCCGTCGTCCCCTGCGGAACTGACCGGCCCGCTGCCCTTGGCGAATGCGCCCTTGCCGTCGCCAGCAAACGGATTTCCCTCGGCGCCGCCACCGAACATCGCGGCCTTGCCGCCGCCCATCTTGGCCGACTGGGCCACCGCACCCCCGGCCGGGGCGGCCATCTTGCCGACCTTGATCAACTCGCCCGCGACGAACGTCCCCAGAAGCCGCAGGATCGGCATCGCCCGCGTCGGATCGGGCCCGTCCTTCGCATCGTGGAACATCTTGCCCAGCTGTTCGGCCTTGCGGGCGGCAGCGGGTGCGCCCTCGGCGACGATCCGGTCGAAATCGGCACTGATCGCGCCGAACTCCTTGTCAAGCTGCGCCCGAATCTGGTCGAGGTTCGGCATTGCGGCCGATGACCCCTCGGCCCCCCCGGCCGGACCATCCGGCGCGGCGGCGCCATCGGCCGCGGGTTCCTCGGCGTCGTCCTCCTCGGACTCTTCCTCGGTCTGGCCGCCGGGCAGCCGGAAGATGATCTTCATCGGCATCCCGGCTTCCTTGAGCGTCTTCTTCATCTGCTTCTTCAGCGCGCCCGGGATCTCTTCCTCGTCCAGCGACAGGTTCAGTTCCTTGCCGTTGATCGTCAGGCGCCCCGACACCGACTTGGCGCGCGAGATTCCCTCGTTCTTCTCCTTGGCCAGGTTCCACAGCGCGTTGCCCGACTTGCGCAGGTCGCCGACGATGGCCGCCCCGCCCTTGCCGACTGCGGCGACGAAGTTCAGTTCGCGTGACTTGCCCAGGCGGATGATGTCAGCCAGCGACAGGCCCTTTTCGTCCTTCGCATCGGCCTCGGGTTTCTTCGCCATCAATACCTCCGTCAATCACGCCCGGCATCGTGGGCCGTGCCGAAACGCCCGTCTTCCTGGACGCCTGTCTTCCTGAAATCCGTTCGGGCGAAAAACTGCCCTGCAAGTCGCCGGTATCATGAAACCGCCGGTTCGCATATCAAAAATGGTCATCTGTCAGAA
Encoded here:
- a CDS encoding D-alanyl-D-alanine carboxypeptidase family protein: MAKKPEADAKDEKGLSLADIIRLGKSRELNFVAAVGKGGAAIVGDLRKSGNALWNLAKEKNEGISRAKSVSGRLTINGKELNLSLDEEEIPGALKKQMKKTLKEAGMPMKIIFRLPGGQTEEESEEDDAEEPAADGAAAPDGPAGGAEGSSAAMPNLDQIRAQLDKEFGAISADFDRIVAEGAPAAARKAEQLGKMFHDAKDGPDPTRAMPILRLLGTFVAGELIKVGKMAAPAGGAVAQSAKMGGGKAAMFGGGAEGNPFAGDGKGAFAKGSGPVSSAGDDGSKAAAFGTGSAKGSDGGGSSASAAAAKGAASGDYGKGAPGGTGGEAAAQGGNLFEGVGGALGGIAGAAGKIIGGISGAAEGAAGAIGEAVGKMLGPDGKDAGYKESAGGEGKAPDGGAGTGASPFEAAGGMFGGIAGAAGKIIGGIAGAAEGAAGAIGEAVDGLLGAGGKAVAGAMPGAGGKAAGGTGDAPESDTPPAETGPGGTGEAPGSVPVPDAGPGGTGEAPGSVPGLDEGQPEEKKAEGGNDKSLSGRAWFNANQSKYPNSKSVDDLSSTFKPKVVKFIKALETAGATVSITATLRSAARAEIMYYCWQVGVKGMKAADVPKIDGVDITWDHGDEEASKKGAKEMYDAFGMTGQVAKPGKSNHLTGNAIDMNISWTGTLKIKDGEGNDVEIDTTPTDETNTDLQALGATYGCKNGAKTLSEPWHWSPTGN